Within Lactobacillus amylovorus DSM 20531, the genomic segment CCAAAAGTAATTTGATAAATATCTTCTTCTGGCAAATCATTCCAATCATCAATTACCGCACTGCTACCAGCAAAATATGCTAAGAAGTCACGTTCATCTTTATCAATTTCACTGTGCAAATAAGCGATATCCTTTTCAAAGACCATGGTTGCCATCTTGCCATATTTAGCTGGAACGTCATCGAGCAATTCTAAGACATCTTGTCTGTCCATTGGGTAGCTTGCGGCATCCTTACCCTTAATGATCAAGCGGGAACCGTTTAAAGTTACAAAATCCATTCTATCGGCAAAACCCTTGAAGTCTTGCTTTAAACGTACATAAGGTCTGCCTGAAGCAACGATAAAGTGTACTCCACGCTTTTCAAATTCAGTTAAAAGTTGGTCGAATCGTTCATGATCAAATTGCTTACGATCATCCAAAAAGGTACCATCCATGTCAACTGCGACTGCTTTAAATGGTAATGTCATTCTCTTCACCTCAAAAAATTTTTTCAACAGGTTTTATCTTATCATCTAAAGCCGCTCTCATGGCAAATATTTTATCTAATTTTCAACTGCATTTTCCTGCTCCGACGCCAAATTAGCACATTAATCGCAATCAAAACCACCGTGGCAATGACAAAGATCACATTATCATTCCAAAATACCATCCAACCATACTTAGTAAGCGAACTTGGCGTAACTAATTCAAGCACAAAGGCATAAATATAAGACACACCAAAAATGCCGGCAATCACACAATTAATTCCTGCTAAAAAGTACACCAACAAATATGCGCCAATTTTTGCTCGATCTTTGAGTAAATGAATGCCAATGAGCATCAACACAAATGAAATGCATAATGGCAACACGTAAAATGTCCAAAAGCCCATAACATATCCTCCATTTTTTGAGATCATTATGTCCAACATTTTTAAATTTTTGGTTAAGCTGCGGTTAATTTTGATTAAATTGTCAGGCAAATTTTTCAGAAGCTATCATCTTTTCTATACATTTTTTATTCAACTATAATAGGAATTAAAGGGAAAAGAAGGCGATCAGCTTGTACCAATAAAAGACAATATTATTAATATAGATGTAGATTGAAGGCATTTTTATGAAACCAGAAAATTTAAAAAAGCTCTTGCACCAAAATAGGCATAAGCTTTCGAAGAATCACGTTAAAGACGATCAATTAAATATTAGCTATGTAAAAATAAATGATTTAAAAACAGCAAATAAGGCATCGGCCTTTAATATCGAACGCAATAAAGTCATCGATGAACAGCTCAATAAATATATGCATCCCAACTCCATCCACATTCGCTTAAAGCCTTACTTTGACTCCGGCACTTGGATCAAATGGATCGGTGTCTTGGGGGATGTAACTTTGCCGAATAAAACCAATCTCAATGGCTCATTGTTGATCGATAAAATCTCCTGCTACTCAGATAAGGTGGAAATTCTCGACTACCATGCTTGGCTGAATATTGAAAATATCAAATACATTGAACATCATAACCAACAGTTGGCAATCGGCGACTACATTGAAGGTATCAGTCAGGTTAAACAATATGGTCAGGGCAAATATGGCTTAGCCGCCACCTATATTAAAAAAGCCGGCATGTTCATCGGTACCAATAGAGCCGAAACATTGGTCAGCACCTATGATAGACAAGATTCTTGGGTGGTTGAACTAAGCAACAATAATCTGACGAAGAAGAATTATAGTGAAAACTTTATAAATAAAGATCTCGCTGAATTTGCTTCAACAGGTGCGCATGTCGATGCTAAGTTCCAACCAAGTCGGTATGAAAAGTTCCAGCAGCGTCTGCAAAATCTGCAACAAGGCGAATCTGACGACGTTTTGCCACTAATTGACAAAAATAAGCAAAAATACACTGCTACAGTTGTTCGTAGCCATGCAGTAAAGATTCCAAACATCGCCCACAAGATGCCGCAATTAGAGGTTAAAGACATCAAGGTCGTTGATAGCGGTCGCTTGGTCTTTGCTAGATATTCCTTGCCTTATGTGGGCGACATTAAGAAGCTAGGTGAATTGCGCACTGATGATCAAATCAGCTTCTATAGCGAAGCTGCACCAAATAACAGCAATTCGTTCAATATGGTAACCAACTTTGAATTGCTTACAGAGCATGATTTTATCCCGCTTCCATCTAACCCAAATGCTTTTTTGGGCTACATTATGTGGCGCCACCCAGAAGAAGGCGAATCGACTTACATCGCCAACTACCAAAACTGGGCTTTGGCTAAGCAGATCCATACTGAAGAGATCGATCATGAGATCGATTCAATTCGCCCTACTTCCAATTTAACTGAGCTTGAATTAGCCAACAATTTAAGTATCGATCAAAAATTGGTTGCCAACGCAAGAAAGCAAGGCTTGATCAAACCGGTTACCAGCAATGGACTAACCAAACGTTACAATAGCAATGCCTGGAACTTGCTTAGACAGGTTATCGGTGCCCAAGATAGTACGACGATTGAACATTTAAAGCAGATGTATCCGATTTATACTACGGATGATATCGTGAAAAAGACTGGCGTGGATCGTAGCGAAGTCGATACGAGAATCCGGCAAGAAGAGTTTTTCCCACTAAACGGACTGCATTGCTCTATCAATATTTATGGTCCAAAGGTGTTTGATTTATTTAAAGCACGTAAAACTGTGCAAGATCTTTTACCAAATAAGACTGGTGTGGTCACTAAGCGTGAAATTCCGGTTAATAAGTCGCTACATGAAGTAATTGAAAAAGCTGAAAATAAAGAAAAGCAAAAAGCTGAAGTAACTGAACCTAAGAAGCCAGCGATCAAGTTCATCAAGCGAGCTGAGCCAAAGCCACAAATTAGGGAACCTCAACCTAAAGTTGAAGAATCTACTCCAGCAGCTACAAGCTCTATCATTATTATTTCTACCTTTGCCGATGAAAAATATGACTATGTTGCAGCTGATGCCAATAAGGCAATCGCTGAAATCATGGCGGCTGCTGAAAAAACGATGGTTAACAAGATGCTGCAAGTTAAAGACCACACTACAGGTCAGCCTGCAATCATCTCTGTCAAGGCCATCATGAAGATGGAATGTAAGCGTTAAAAACTGAAGTATCTTAAAACCCCACCTTGGCTTGTGCTAAGATGGGGTTAATTATATTCAAAATGTATCTGCAGCTTGCCTGCACTTGCTTTGTCTGTCAGAGTTGATTCATTGGGTAATTTATAGAGCAAATATTTTAGATATTTTTCTGGATCTAAATCATTGCGTTTTGCAGTTTCAATCAAACTAAGAATGATAGCTGAAGATTTGGCTCCGTTAAAACTCTGAGAGAATAACCAGTTCTTGCGCCCAATTACTAGCGTCTTGATTGCTCGTTCAGCGGGTTGGTAACCTGCTTGAGGTCATCCAGCAGCTGATTGAAGCCTACCATATCGTTGGAGATGGCATAGTCATTAACTTTTTGGCCATTGACCATAATGCATACGTTAGACTTCCGGCTACTAACGTCAATACCGAAACAATAAATCCATAAGAATAAACCTCCGCTTTACTTGGAGATGAGCTGCCTTCACCCAATTCAATCAGATCTAATTTTCTCAACCGGACTTTAACAGCCAATATACTTAGACGAGATTCTCAATTGAATGGTGAAGCTGCCAGTTTTGCTTACGACATCATGTGTCCAAGAGCCCTACAGTATTGGCTTCATCTCCACTTTACATAGTAAAAGAAAAAGTGTTGAACGACTACTCCGTCGAGTAATCATCCAACACTAGATTAGTATGTTTCGCTGTCTAGAACTCGGTACGGCGTCTCATCTGCGTGAATGACCTCTAGCTTTAGCAGCTCTTGTCTCAAGCGCTCGTAAAGGCTGGAAAGGTAGTACTCACAGACTTTGATATGCCAATTGGAAGCCGTCTTGTGATCAAGCGGAAGGCCCATGCGCCGCAAGTCCTTTTCTTGTCGGTAGGCAGGAGCCTTGATAATCTTGTCAGCCGGTGCTTCATCACTGCAGTGCTGGATGTGGTCGATTCTCTTGACCTTGGCTGGAACGTACAGCAGCTCTTGTCCAGCGCAGAAGACGCCGATCTCTTTCAGCTCGTGGCGGCAGTCCGGGCAGGTAAAGTCACCCAATCGGTAATGAACCTGCTCGCCTGGAAGAGAAGCTAAAATGTCCTGCTTTCTGCCGACCTGCTTGCGCCTCTTATAAGTAATAGTTTCGGTAATGCGAGGGCAAGTCCT encodes:
- a CDS encoding Cof-type HAD-IIB family hydrolase, with translation MTLPFKAVAVDMDGTFLDDRKQFDHERFDQLLTEFEKRGVHFIVASGRPYVRLKQDFKGFADRMDFVTLNGSRLIIKGKDAASYPMDRQDVLELLDDVPAKYGKMATMVFEKDIAYLHSEIDKDERDFLAYFAGSSAVIDDWNDLPEEDIYQITFGMDSKHAADVEEAFNKNRDNKISAFASATFAIDVNVKGVSKGSGLERLLAKMGMTGDDLIAFGDGGNDIPMLDFAKYSYAMANGMDNVKKHAEFIAPANTENGVFRVLQKYLDEDK